A region from the Aegilops tauschii subsp. strangulata cultivar AL8/78 chromosome 5, Aet v6.0, whole genome shotgun sequence genome encodes:
- the LOC109755259 gene encoding disease resistance protein Pik-2-like: MEAVSASHGAFGPLLGKLTTLLADECARLKGVRREIRSLRSELASMHAALKEYTKLEDPNDQVKTWISLVRELAYDTEDVFDKFIHQLGSGSNHGGFKEFFRKTARRFKTLGSRRGIADQIDDLKDRIKQVKDLKDSYKLDYAPSSIAGPPVVDPRLHAIFADEAHLVGVDGPRDDLAKWMLEANNLSKGCKVLSIVGFGGLGKTTLANEVCRKIEGNFHCKAFVSVSQKPDVKKIIKDVISQVACEDGSTKDTIDWDEKKSIAKLRELLENKRYLIIIDDVWSTQAWHAIKCAFPENDCSSRIIATTRIIDVAKSCCLSADDRVYELEALSDLHSRRLFFKRLFRSEEDCPEMLKEVSNKILKKCGGLPLAIISISGLLANRPAIKEEWEKVKRSIGTALEKTNSLEGMSSILSLSYNDLAPHLKTCLLYLSLFPEDHLIYRDRLVRRWIAEGFISEERGQSKQEVAENYFYELINKSMVQPVDIEYDGEVRACRVHDMMLEIIISKSAEDNFTTVVGGGQTSLLNHQDSIRRLSIQHIDKKLASELANVDLSHVRTLIVMPSCCITHLPSLDRFEALRVLDFEGCVDLKDYDMEGMDKLFQLKYLGFRDTRISKLPAGIVMLGNLETLNFEGTSVRELPARITLLTELRHLIGRLNKLPSGIGGMRNLQLMPRFIITMQETDVLKDLGNLKSLEGLDVDLGDEVSCEDKRCEKEAFLSSLCKLGTCKLRSLEIKSKYCGSLDFLDSWSPLPSSLQRFVAAYRDSFTKLPKWITPALINLADLWICLTELTEDGLLTLGQLPSLLRLQLRLSKKFIATVQVISFPNLKALNFSGTAQAYVSFAKGSVPKLESIEMPFNASEAKANGFYSGIEHLHCLKLAYIWCNEDGTLPERKAAAAAIRKDADANPNHPEFTFENEPWEEDNEETGAGDEEKSNEDGDTDED; encoded by the exons ATGGAGGCTGTGAGCGCCTCGCATGGCGCATTTGGTCCCCTGCTGGGGAAGCTCACCACCTTGCTCGCCGATGAGTGTGCTCGGCTGAAAGGGGTCCGCCGTGAGATCCGCTCCCTCAGATCAGAACTCGCGAGCATGCATGCTGCACTGAAGGAGTATACGAAGCTAGAAGACCCAAATGACCAAGTGAAGACATGGATATCGCTGGTCAGGGAGTTGGCCTATGATACCGAGGATGTCTTCGACAAGTTCATCCACCAGCTTGGCAGCGGAAGTAATCATGGTGGTTTCAAGGAGTTCTTCCGCAAGACCGCTCGTCGTTTCAAGACACTTGGGTCTCGTCGCGGAATCGCTGACCAAATTGACGATCTGAAAGATCGCATCAAGCAAGTGAAAGATCTCAAGGATAGTTACAAGTTGGATTATGCTCCTTCTAGCATCGCTGGCCCTCCAGTCGTGGATCCCCGGCTGCATGCAATTTTTGCTGATGAAGCACACCTTGTGGGGGTGGATGGTCCAAGAGATGATCTTGCCAAGTGGATGTTGGAAGCAAATAACTTGTCCAAAGGATGCAAGGTTTTGTCAATTGTCGGGTTTGGTGGATTGGGAAAGACAACACTAGCGAATGAGGTATGTCGCAAGATTGAAGGGAATTTTCATTGTAAGGCTTTTGTATCAGTCTCACAAAAACCAGATGTAAAGAAAATTATCAAGGATGTAATATCTCAAGTGGCATGTGAAGATGGATCCACAAAAGATACTATTGATTGGGATGAAAAGAAGTCCATTGCCAAGCTAAGAGAACTGCTAGAAAATAAAAG GTATCTCATCATCATCGATGATGTATGGTCTACACAAGCATGGCACGCTATCAAGTGTGCTTTTCCAGAGAATGATTGTTCTAGCAGAATTATAGCTACTACACGCATCATTGACGTAGCAAAGTCATGTTGTCTGAGTGCTGACGACCGTGTGTATGAATTGGAAGCCCTAAGTGATCTCCACTCTAGAAGATTGTTTTTCAAAAGATTATTTCGCTCTGAGGAAGATTGCCCTGAAATGTTGAAGGAAGTTTCTAATAAAATTTTAAAGAAATGTGGAGGCCTACCATTGGCAATTATCAGCATATCTGGTTTGCTAGCAAACCGACCAGCCATCAAGGAAGAATGGGAGAAGGTTAAGAGGTCAATTGGTACTGCACTGGAGAAAACTAACAGTCTAGAGGGCATGAGTAGCATACTATCTCTTAGCTATAATGATCTTGCACCTCATCTCAAGACTTGCTTGTTGTACCTAAGTTTGTTTCCCGAAGACCATTTGATTTACAGAGATAGGCTAGTGAGGCGATGGATAGCAGAAGGCTTCATCTCTGAAGAGCGTGGACAGAGCAAGCAAGAGGTCGCGGAGAATTACTTCTATGAGCTGATCAACAAAAGTATGGTCCAACCGGTGGACATTGAGTATGATGGAGAGGTCCGTGCCTGCCGAGTCCATGACATGATGTTAGAAATTATCATTTCAAAATCAGCTGAAGATAATTTTACCACTGTGGTAGGTGGAGGTCAAACGAGTTTGCTAAATCATCAAGATTCAATTCGGCGGCTATCAATCCAGCACATTGACAAGAAACTTGCATCTGAACTGGCAAATGTAGATCTCAGCCATGTTCGAACTTTGATAGTAATGCCATCATGTTGCATCACACACTTGCCCAGTCTTGATCGGTTTGAAGCTTTACGTGTTCTGGATTTTGAAGGTTGTGTGGATTTAAAGGACTATGATATGGAAGGCATGGACAAATTGTTTCAGCTAAAGTACCTCGGCTTTAGGGACACACGTATATCAAAGCTACCAGCAGGGATCGTCATGCTAGGTAATCTAGAGACGCTGAATTTTGAGGGTACATCTGTGAGAGAGTTACCTGCTAGAATTACTCTTCTGACTGAACTACGACACCTAATCGGACGTTTGAACAAGCTACCATCAGGGATTGggggcatgaggaacttacagCTGATGCCAAGATTTATTATTACCATGCAAGAAACAGATGTGTTGAAGGATCTCGGGAACCTGAAAAGTTTGGAGGGACTCGATGTGGATCTTGGCGATGAAGTATCCTGCGAGGACAAGAGATGTGAGAAAGAGGCGTTCCTCTCCTCACTGTGCAAGCTTGGCACCTGCAAACTCCGTTCTTTGGAAATAAAATCAAAGTACTGTGGTTCCCTCGACTTCTTAGATTCCTGGTCCCCTCTGCCATCTTCTCTTCAAAGGTTTGTGGCGGCCTACAGAGATTCGTTCACGAAACTTCCAAAGTGGATTACACCAGCACTCATTAACCTTGCCGACCTCTGGATCTGCTTAACTGAACTGACGGAAGATGGGCTGCTTACCCTTGGGCAGCTCCCATCCTTACTCCGCCTGCAACTACGGTTATCAAAAAAGTTTATTGCCACAGTCCAAGTCATTTCTTTCCCAAATCTGAAAGCGCTTAACTTCTCAGGAACAGCACAAGCATATGTTTCGTTTGCGAAAGGGTCAGTGCCCAAGCTTGAGTCAATTGAAATGCCATTCAATGCGTCGGAGGCAAAAGCTAATGGCTTCTATTCAGGCATTGAGCATCTCCATTGTCTCAAATTAGCTTACATATGGTGTAATGAAGACGGGACACTACCAGAAAGAAAGGCTGCAGCTGCTGCGATCAGGAAAGACGCAGATGCCAATCCCAACCATCCTGAATTTACTTTTGAGAACGAACCATGGGAAGAGGACAATGAAGAAACTGGTGCTGGTGACGAGGAGAAGAGCAACGAAGATGGTGACACTGATGAGGATTAA